The following proteins are encoded in a genomic region of Magnolia sinica isolate HGM2019 chromosome 1, MsV1, whole genome shotgun sequence:
- the LOC131239352 gene encoding tryptophan synthase beta chain 1-like: MDITYRILPISHHRLHFTILRNPTYQRSQCPPLLSTMPGMSSNTSSRCIRTSHATTMPCIFDSGASRNQSSTNTLTEKEVAPATIGKFGKHGGKYVPETLISCLSQLEAEFNSIVGDTEFQAELAMTLRDYVGRKTPLYFAERLTEYHKNANGDGPLIYLKREDLNHSGAHKINNAIGQAMLAKRMGRNSVVAATGAGQHGLAVACACARLSLQCTIYMGSLDMEKQSSNVLLMKLLGAQVEGVEGSFKDATSQAIRDWVENLATTFYLLGTVVGPHPCPTMVREFQAVIGKETRQQAMEKWGGKPDVLVACVGSGSNAMGLFHEFVGDDEVRLIGVEAGGLGLESGKHSATLARGEVGVYHGAMSYLLQDDDGQIIGPHSIGVGLEYPGVGPELSFLKDTGRAEFYSVTDQQAVDAYKRLCRLEGIVPALEASHALAFLERLCPTLPNGTRVIVSCSGRGDKDVPTIFKFNHVPNDEMDTL; this comes from the exons atgGACATTACTTATAGGATTCTACCCATTTCCCATCATCGTTTGCATTTCACTATACTTAGAAATCCTACCTATCAAAGGTCTCAATGTCCTCCACTTTTGTCTACCATGCCTGGAATGAGTAGCAATACATCTTCACGTTGTATTCGAACTTCCCATGCTACTACAATGCCATGTATATTTGACTCGGGTGCTTCCCGAAACCAATCTTCCACAAATACACTTACGGAGAAAGAGGTAGCCCCGGCTACCATCGGGAAGTTTGGGAAGCATGGGGGGAAGTACGTGCCCGAGACGCTTATCAGTTGCTTGTCCCAGCTCGAAGCTGAGTTCAACTCCATTGTTGGAGACACCGAATTTCAG GCGGAGCTAGCGATGACACTGAGGGACTATGTTGGGAGAAAGACGCCTCTATACTTCGCCGAAAGGCTCACTGAATACCACAAGAATGCCAATGGAGATGGGCCACTGATATATCTTAAAAGAGAAGACCTCAATCATAGTGGGGCGCACAAGATCAACAATGCTATTGGACAGGCAATGCTTGCCAAGCGCATGGGTCGAAATAGTGTTGTGGCGGCCACCGGAGCTGGGCAACATGGCCTAGCGGTGGCTTGTGCATGTGCGCGACTCTCCTTGCAGTGTACAATATACATGGGTTCGCTAGACATGGAAAAACAATCCTCCAATGTACTCCTGATGAAGCTGCTAGGCGCTCAG GTTGAGGGCGTTGAAGGAAGTTTTAAAGATGCCACGTCTCAAGCAATCCGAGATTGGGTTGAGAACCTAGCGACAACCTTCTACTTATTGGGGACTGTCGTCGGGCCCCACCCATGTCCAACCATGGTTCGTGAATTTCAAGCTGTGATTGGAAAAGAGACAAGGCAACAGGCAATGGAGAAATGGGGTGGTAAACCAGATGTGCTGGTTGCATGTGTTGGAAGTGGGTCGAATGCAATGGGTCTGTTTCATGAGTTTGTGGGAGATGACGAAGTGAGGTTGATAGGTGTCGAGGCTGGTGGATTAGGCCTTGAAAGTGGGAAACATTCTGCAACCTTGGCAAGGGGAGAGGTGGGCGTTTATCATGGGGCAATGAGCTATTTGCTGCAAGATGATGACGGCCAGATAATTGGCCCCCACTCCATTGGAGTAGG CTTAGAGTACCCAGGAGTTGGACCAGAGCTTAGCTTTCTCAAGGACACAGGGCGTGCCGAGTTCTACAGCGTCACTGATCAACAAGCTGTGGATG CATATAAACGCTTATGCCGACTAGAGGGTATAGTTCCAGCATTAGAGGCGTCCCATGCATTGGCATTTCTAGAGAGGCTCTGCCCTACATTGCCCAATGGAACAAGGGTCATCGTTAGTTGCAGCGGTCGTGGAGACAAGGACGTTCCAACCATCTTCAAATTCAATCATGTTCCGAATGATGAGATGGACACGTTATGA